Part of the Nostoc sp. ATCC 53789 genome, GCTTTTGCTGTTGGAGATTCACCAAACGCAGGAGATCCTTGACATATTCCTCAATATGGGAGCAATTTCCACTAATAAAACCAATCGGATTATTAATCTCATGACCTATCCCTGCAATAAGTTGTCCAAGGGTGGACATTTTCTCACTCTGGATTAGTTGTAGTTGGGTGTTTTGTAACTGTTGGAGAGATTGGGTTAATTCTGCGGTGCGTTCTTGCACTCTTTGTTCGAGGGTACGGGTAAGATAGGAAATTTTCAAATGTAATTTTAATCGAGCAATGACTTCTTCTTGCTGGAAGGGTTTGGTAATATAATCAACTGCACCAATTTCTAGTCCTTTCACTTTGTCTGTGGCATCGGCCAAGGCAGTCATAAAAATGATCGGAATATTCTGAGTGATGGAATTGGCTTTCAACCTGCGGCAAGTTTCAAATCCATCAATACCCGGCATCATGACATCTAGGAGAATGAGATCGGGAGCAGAGTATTCTGTTTGTTCGATGGCGGATTCTCCATCGGTTGCCATGAGTGTTTTCCAACCACATCCCTGAATCGCTTCTGATAGCACTTTAAGATTGTTGGGATTGTCATCTACCAAAAGGATATGCATTGGTTTTAAGAGAGATTCGATCATCATTGACGTGACTCAGTGGTTACAAAAGATTTAAGGAATTTACGGATTTTTCCGGTTTGGAAGTTGGCAGTAAATTTGCTCAACTCATGTACGAAAGGAGTTAGCTGACTATCTTGCTTAGTTAACTCTTTTATGATTTCCTCAATTGCTGGAATATCTCCCATCATTGCCAGATGATAAAGTTGTTGCAAAACATCTGGTGATGGCAGAACCAATTCAGCATCAGCTTTCTGCTCAGACTGGTAAAATGACTTTTGAGGTATGGATTGATCGTAAATCCACTCCACTTTTAGCAGCGATTTCAGTGCATTAAATAGTTCATCAATTTGCAGAGGTTTCGGCAAGAATGCTGTGGCCCCTGCCTGAAAACTTCGTTGCCGATTTTCCTCGAAGACACTGGCACTAGAGACAATAATTGGAATAAAACGAGTTTGTGGATTTTCTTGTAAATGAACCATTAGCTCAAAGCCATCCATGTTAGGCATAGCTAAATCAAGGAGAATCACATCTGGGTGATGTTCAGTTACCATCTGTAGTGCATATTTGCCATCACTTGCTTCCAAGGTTCGACAGCCAATTTCTTGGAGCAAACTGATCAACATAGAACAGTGGTTAGTATCATCATCGACAATGAGAATTTGAGGTGCAGTACCCCTAATCCCAGTGATTTTTTGATGGGTTAGAGCTGCTGCTACGCTCGTCGTAGATATCGCTTCTATTTGCCAGTCATGGGAAACTGGTACTGGTACGATTAAATCTAGCCAAAAGAGACTACCTTCACCCAGATGACTCTGTACTTGAATTTGGCTGCCCATCAATGCCGCAATTCTTTGACTGATTGCTAATCCCAAGCCAGTACCTTCAGATTTCCGCCCTGCTTCACCTACTTGCTCAAAAGCCAAAAAGATTTTCTCTAATTGGTCTGGTGACATCCCAATACCTGTATCTTCAATCTGGAAGCGAATCTTCTGATGTGTCATTTGTCCATTGTCATTTGTCATTGGTTTCAACTCTTGATCAATGACCAATGACGAATGACTCATGACATCTACTTTAAAGGTGACGCTACCGGTGTCTGTGAATTTGATAGCATTACCTAGTAAGTTGATCAAAACTTGCCTTAGTCGCTTTTCATCCACTTCAATGGCAACTGGTAGGCGATCGCTGATTAAAATATTAAATGAAATCCCTTTCTGCTTTGCTCGGATACTGCAAATCTCGGTGACACCATGTAAAAAAGTGTGCAGATGTACATTAGTCGTAACCAATTCTAATTTACGAGCTTCAATTTTTGAAAGGTCGAGAATATCATTGATTAGCATCAGCAGGTGTGTCCCACATTGATAGATAATGCTGACACCTTCCAGATTTTTCTCTGTCATGTTTGGCGATACTTCTAGCACCTGAGCAAAACCAAGGATGCCATTAAGCGGTGTGCGTAGTTCGTGGCTCATATTTGCCAAAAACTCGCTCTTTGCTTCGTTAGCAGCATCAGCAGCTTGCTTGGCCTCAAGCAGTTCATGAGTTCGCTCTTCAACTTTGAACTCCAGAGTTTTGGAATAATCTAATAGTTGAGCATTGGCAATTTCTAGTTGCTGATTTGCTTCTTCTAAACGCCTCTGTTTATAGGCATTTGTTGTTGCAATTACACTGCTTATGAATGCGGCTAAAGCAGGTGTAACTGGAATCAGAATGCCATGTAAAAACATCCCATAGCCACCCCCCACAAACAGTCCACAGATGCCTATAGTTGCCCAGAGAATTTTGCCACCAGGAATCCGCATCCTGCGACTGGATAAGAACCAACTACCACTAGAGCCGATCGCAGACCAAAAAATAATCCAGAGCGACACAGCCCCGCCAGAAAAGCCGTACAGGTTTGTCTTCCCTGTTTTTGCCCCTTGCACCAGTTGATGGGCAATATTGGCATGGACAACAACCCCAGGCATGGTTTTTTGGGCAGAGATCCAGGAGGAACTGAAGGGTGTGTTGAAGAAGTCATTGGTACTAGCGGCGGCTGATCCAATAAACACCATACGATCGCGCATTAGGTTGGCTGGAATTTTCCCTGCTAAGACATCGCGCATGGAAACTGTCCGAAATGCCGCTTCTGAACCATGCCAATTGAGCAGAATTTGATAGCCGCCTAAATCAGCATCAGAGTAGCCTGCTTCTTGATTGTCTAGTGGTAGGTAAATTGCTTTACCCAACTGAAACTTTTGCTGCTTGGGGTCAATGCTTTCTAAGGTAATTTTTTCAGCTTCTAGGTACTTGAGGGCTACAAGAGTTGCTAGCCCAGCTTTGAGCGTGTTTTGCTCTTTGGCATCAACTGCCGTCAGGAGGGCGCGACGGACAAAGCGATCGCCATCCAACACTAAATCTGCTAACCCTACTTGATTAAGTTTTTTCAACTCTGGTGCTGGATTGACGCGCTCCCCGGTGATTTTCTCAACACCGATTAAATTAGGAGTGCTACGAAAGATTTTTACAAGTTCTTCATGTCCGCTTCCCTCTGGTAAATCTCGATAGAGATCCAGTCCGATGGCTCTGGGTTGCTGCGCCCGAATTTTTTCTAGTAATTTTGCTAATGCCCAATCTGGAATTGGCCATTTACGCACCGATTGAATATCGCGTTCATCGATTGTGACAACCACAATCTCATCCGCTATCGTCTCTTGCGTTGGCGTAGCCGGCCGTTGGCATCGCTGACGAACCCATTCATCACGAATTTTCCATTCAGGCAAATTGAAAAATCCCAACGATTGCCCGACAATGACAGTCAGGGCAACAGTGGGAGTAATAATCAAAACACTACGAGTATGTTGGATAAAGGTTTGGAATCTACGCCACATGGGGACTGGGGATTAGGGAGTAGTGAGTAGGGGGAGGGGGCAGGGAGCAGGGAGCAGGGGAGCAGGGGGAGAATTCGTAACTCCTAACTCTTCACTCCTCACGGGCTAAACCTTAGCTATCCGCTAACAGCACGGGCTAAACCTTAGCTATCCGCTAACAGCACGGGCTAAACGCCCCGCTATCGCTAACGGAACTGTTTTGCCCGATGCCCCATGCCTAAAATTACTTCGTAGATACTAATAAAGGAGCTGTGACAATCTCCTTCAAGCTAACTGAGGAGAGTAGTTCTTCCCATTGCTTGTTAAGAGTTACATTGCTCGGTTGAGTGCTATGTAGGGCTGCAAGTGTTTCTACGCAGTCATACCAAACGCCATGTTTACCAAAAGCCGCCGCTCGCTTCAGAGCATCTTTTTGCTCCATTGCTGTTGTCAGTTCAGCATTCGGCTTGATGCGCTGAATCCAACCATCGACATAAGGCGTATTTGGGCCGAGCTGTCCATCAAGTTTGACAGCTAGAAACCAATGGTAGTTTTTTCCAACTGCTAAAGCGGGTGCTTCTGCTGGTAATTTGACAGCAACTACCCCAGCTTTGAGAGCAACAGGAATGGTCATTTGATACTGTGTATTGCCAGCTTCATCCTTGAGGCTAAACACAGCTTCTTCTGCATTAGAAGCAGGAATATATACCAGAATTGTGGGACGTTCAGACACTGTTGTGCCATAGAAGCTTTGGGGTAGGAGTGCAATTAGGGCTGCTGGACCTGCTGCACCTACAGTTGAAGGATTTAAGTAGTAAGTACCAACCCGAGAAGCTCCTCCACTTGCCTGTTGAGGAGCGTTTTTCTCTGCGCTAGGTGTAAAGAGTTCGCCTCTAGAAGCTCCTCCGGTTGCTTGCCTGGGAGTGCCTTTACCAGCGTTAGGTGTAAAGAGGTCGCCTCTGGAAGCTCCTCCAGTTGCTTGTCTGGGAGCGCTTTTGCCGACACTGGGTGTAAACAGATTACCTCTAGAAGCTCCTCCAGTTGCTTGTCTAGGAGCGCTTTTGCCGGCACTGGGTGTAAAAAGACTACCACGGGAAGCTCCTCCAGTTGCTTGGCTGGGAGCGCTTTTGCTAGAAGCAGGGATAAAGAAATTACCACGGGAAGCTCCTCCGGTTGCTTGGTTGGGAGCGCCATTGTTGATTGGTGGGGTAAATGTAACAGCATTGGCACTATTCAATGTAGTACTGGTGAATAGAGCGATGACGCTTAATGTACTAGCTAAATATCGACGTTTCATGATGTAGCACCTCATTTGAGAAAATTAATACTAAATACATTGATTCTGATTGTGGGAAAAAGCTGGATAAATCTTTTTGGCTGAGAGTCAAAGGCTTCAATACCTACTAAAAATATAAACGAAACCTGACTTTTATACCGTAAAAGTTTGTACAAATTACTAAGTAATTTTACTAAGTAACTTTACTTAGTAAAAAAGAGATACAGAAATTAGAGCGAAGCTTGCGGTTTAAATCCCTCACTAAATCTTTTTCCTGCTACCTTCTTTACAGCCAGTTACCAACCAAAACAAAGGCAGACCAAAAGAAAGGATCGCGGAAATCAGTTTGACGGATTAAGTTGATTTGGGCTTGTCGCAGTGCTTCGGCTTTGGTAATTTTGGGCTGTCGCAATTGCTCATAGAAGCGCGTCATCAGCATCTCGGCTGCTTTATCTTTGACGGGCCAGAGAGTGGCAATGGTTGAGCGGGCACCAGATTTTACAGCCAAGCCTGCTAGTCCAAGAACGGCGCGATCGTCACCTGCTGCTGTATCGCAGGCACTCAGTACTAACAACTCAATTGCTTTTGATGATTCACCACCCCGATTTTTGAGAAGTTCTGACAATTCCTTAACGTTGACTTCTCCATCCCAAGTCAGTAGGAAGGTATCTTCAAGGCGGGAGCTAAACTGTCCGTGGGTTGCCAGATGGACAATATCGGCGCTACTAGATTTGACGCGACTGGCAAGGGCTTGACTAGTGAATTGCTGGTTGAGCAACATCGAAGATCGGACTGCCTTCGAGATTTGCTTAACTTCTAATTCTACAGCAGGCAAAGCACTGAAGCCATTACGAGGTTGGCTGATACCACCGACGATCGCATTAATGTGATTTGCTTGGAGCGATCGCGCACTCATCAATTGCATTCCCGGTGAGAGGGCAACAGCATACTTTTCGATCAGATATTGCTTCCCGTCATACAAAGCTGATATGGGAATATTACGTAATCGACCATCCAAAACAAATACTAGTGTTTGGGTATCTTTAAAAGCTTGATCCATTTCGGCAGGACGAATTAACCAACTATAAATTTCTTGGGACAAGCGATCGCGCTCTTTGGAGTTGGAGACAGGATTTAGGGCAACTAATAATTTTTCTAGAGTTTGTTCGATGTCGGCTTGAGATTTTTGTGTGACATAGTAACGCAACGGTTGTCCGGTTTTGGAAAGGATTACCGCTAGGCGATCTGGCAAGATAATCGGATAAACAACGGTTGCATTGGGGTCAATTTGGTCAATCTGCTGAGATATATCTAAGCAAGCTTCCCGGAAAAAGTTATCGAGTTCTGCAACTTGCAGTGCCTCAATCAAGTCACGAGCTTCCATTAGTTCTGCTTGACTGGGTTGCTGATCTAGGAGTAAACCTACAAGTTCTCGGTAAACAGGCTCCACACTTTCACGGAAGGAGAACTGAACATCGGGGTTGACTGAAACTAAATCTCCCCTGATTGACTTTAAAGCTTTGACTGCTTCAGTATAAGCAGTAATTGCTTCTGGGCGATCGCCCTGTTCTTTATACAACTGTCCCACCTGCCATGCAGATTGAGCAATGATATCCTCAGCTTGGAGTTGACGTGCAATGTTGAGGGATTTCTGAGTTAACTCCTGCGCTTGTGATAACTGCTGTGTACGACGATAAAGTTTTCCCCACTGATGCAGTGCATAAGCTTCTGCTTGAGCATCCTGGATCTGCTGTGCAGACTTGACTGTGACTGCCATGAGTTGCGCCAGGTCTTTCATCGGTATGATTTGGCTAGAATTTGACTGCCGATTCAGTGAGGCAACAAAATTAATAGCCGCGTAGAGAGAGGTATGACTCGGGGGCAGCTCTGTGAGTTGTTTTAGTAATTGAGGCGCGAGTGGGGTAGCCAATTCAGGCTTGTCATAGTCGAGGAAAAGTTTAAAATGCCCTAAACGTGCCTGTAAGCGATCGCCTGGATTTGTCGCTACCTGTTCTGCTTGTTCAAAGTAATCTAATGCCGCCTTTGGATCTTTTAAGTCTGCGGCGGTTTTTCCTAAGCTTAGTAGGATGGAACTCAACTGAGGTGTAGTTTCAATTTTACGAGCGATCGCTAAACTTTGCTCTAACACCTGTTGGCTCTTGCCAGAGTCGCCAATCATCAACAGAGCTAAACCAAGCGATCTTAGCCCACTAACTTTAATTTCCGAATCTGGCATTGCTCCTAGCTTTTGATTTAGCTCCTCCAACTGCTGTTTAGAACGGCGATAAAATCCCAAACTTTGTAAAGCTTGTGCCTGGTTAATTTGACTACCCAAGCTGCCCATTTTATCGCCTGCTAGATCATAATATTTTTGAGCTTGTTGCCAACTTTCGAGAGCAGTTTCGGCTTTGCCATTGTGCAATTGCAAATTTGCTTTGGTATTGAGTGCCTGTGCCCAGAGAATCGCATCAGCAGAGGGAATAGAGGTTTGTAAGAGTTTTAAGCTTTGCTCAATAGACTCTTCGGCTGCTTTCCATTGGTTAAGTTCTTGTTGTGCCAGTGAAAGGTAACTTAAGCTTAGAGCTTCGTTAAGGCGATCGCCTTGAGTATGGTAGCCTTGTGCTGCCGTTTGCCAAATCATTACGGCTTCTGCAAAGTGTCCTGAACGGTAGAGGTTTCGTCCCTGTTCTATCTGGTTAGTAGATGCTGGGGTATTCAGAGTAGATTTTGCTGATACTTGCACAGATGCTTTAACAGGAGTAATAGTAACTGCCAAACACAAGCTCAAAATACTCAGACCAATATATAGCCAACGACGTTCTTTGATTGGGAAAGCCATAAATAATTACTAATACCTTAAAGGATAGTCACACCACTTACTTAAATATTGCCCAACTGATCGTGCAATCTATCACTTCTAGCTTTCACGGAATGTTATTTGTTGAGCGATAGCATAAAACTTAAATACTGTACTGTATCATTCTGGACGGAAATCGCCGCGATCTTAAGCCCTAAAAAAGCCGTGCTGTAATAGCTAGCATAAATTCAGCGATCATGTCAATTAACTAGATAAGTAGGGGCGATTAATGCATTGCTCCTACTTTGCAATTTCTGTGTTTTTATCTGAGATCGAAATCTTCGACTAATCTTATTTTGCGATCGCTAGCAACGAGCTAGTAACCACGCTAATTCAACGACTCAGTAATCTGTTTAATCGTCACCCTTGCCTGCGGCATCTCCTACTTCCAAATAATCATGATGTGAGCATCCCTAATCTTCACTGCTCTAAATTGCATTCATTCTTACGACAGATATATTGTTATGTGATTATGTCTATTAGCATAGTCAGAATCTCAGCAGTTAGATGCTTGGAAAAATATTTCCCCACATGATTTAATAACATTAAGGATTTTACAACTCAATGTAATCCTATTCTCAATAGACCTTCCGATAGTTTCTGTAAGTTAATCATTTGTAACTAGGTAGCAGTTTTAAATAATGGAAAATACATTAATTGATAAAACCTTTCGTGATAGCGATGGCAAAATTGTTTTAGCTCAGATGCCAAACCTACCACTGATTGTTTGGATAGTAACCAGTTTACTCGCTCTAATTTTTACAAATGGTAAAATCAATACAGTTTTAGACGTGGTAGCAAATGGCTCTTTGTTTACTTGGGCGTGGCTAGAATTATTTCAAGGCGTTAATTATTTCCGTAGAGCGTTAGGTCTTGCTGTATTAATTGGGATTATTGCATTAAAAATTCAGTATTCATAACGAACTCAGCAATTTAAGATTTAGGACTTACGCAAAAATTGCCAAAAAGCTGAATTTCTCGCAGAGAAGAGAATAATTTGTAGAGTGTGCGTAAGTCCTAATCATTAAGCAAAATTATGGTTATTTAGTACGCTATCTCAGCTAAACTGTAACTTTTCCAAACATACAATAAAGCCGACGCTGGAAGAAGCATAAAAAAACTAGCCAGTTGGGAATCCCTAAAACTCATGGACAAATCAACTCTATCGGGTATCTTTACAAAATTGTCGAAATGGTGAACGCATTCTAAAGGTTTATCTAGAATGACAATTGCTCGAAATTGTTGCAATTATATTTAAAAGCCAGATTTTCCCCTCGAAAACCAATCTGCAACTGCTTAGGGCTGCTCTTTTTACACGCAACATAGTTTACACAACTTGTTCATCAGCATACTGACGCAGCTATAATCCCAGGTTTTGCAACTTGGCACTGTAGCTGCGTCGATATTTTATGTCAATCGACAATTAAACTTAACTAGAAAATGTAACCGTATTGTAACGGCGGCTTTAGTTGACGTTGCAAAACTTTACATCTAAAATGGAATCGGCAAAATCAGATAAGTATTTATTCTTATTTATCCTGATAATTTGAAATTCGATGAGTATATATTCCTGTCTATGCCAAAAATTTAATATTCTATAGTTAAAGAATATTTACAAAAGTATAGATTCCTTAATATAATCAAATCAAAAGCAAGAAGCCAAATTGATTGTCAGAAGTGATGAATGCTATTGAATTTCCGTGGCTAACAGCCATAATCCTCTTACCCTTGGTGGCTGCCTTAGCCATCCCCCTGATCCCAGACAAAGAAGGTAGAACTGTGCGGTGGTATGGTTTGGGAGTTGCGATCGCTGACTTTGCACTGATGATTTATGCCTTTTGGTATAAGTACGACTTTCAGAGTTCAAGACTCCAATTTGTAGAAAACTATCC contains:
- a CDS encoding CHASE2 domain-containing protein, with translation MWRRFQTFIQHTRSVLIITPTVALTVIVGQSLGFFNLPEWKIRDEWVRQRCQRPATPTQETIADEIVVVTIDERDIQSVRKWPIPDWALAKLLEKIRAQQPRAIGLDLYRDLPEGSGHEELVKIFRSTPNLIGVEKITGERVNPAPELKKLNQVGLADLVLDGDRFVRRALLTAVDAKEQNTLKAGLATLVALKYLEAEKITLESIDPKQQKFQLGKAIYLPLDNQEAGYSDADLGGYQILLNWHGSEAAFRTVSMRDVLAGKIPANLMRDRMVFIGSAAASTNDFFNTPFSSSWISAQKTMPGVVVHANIAHQLVQGAKTGKTNLYGFSGGAVSLWIIFWSAIGSSGSWFLSSRRMRIPGGKILWATIGICGLFVGGGYGMFLHGILIPVTPALAAFISSVIATTNAYKQRRLEEANQQLEIANAQLLDYSKTLEFKVEERTHELLEAKQAADAANEAKSEFLANMSHELRTPLNGILGFAQVLEVSPNMTEKNLEGVSIIYQCGTHLLMLINDILDLSKIEARKLELVTTNVHLHTFLHGVTEICSIRAKQKGISFNILISDRLPVAIEVDEKRLRQVLINLLGNAIKFTDTGSVTFKVDVMSHSSLVIDQELKPMTNDNGQMTHQKIRFQIEDTGIGMSPDQLEKIFLAFEQVGEAGRKSEGTGLGLAISQRIAALMGSQIQVQSHLGEGSLFWLDLIVPVPVSHDWQIEAISTTSVAAALTHQKITGIRGTAPQILIVDDDTNHCSMLISLLQEIGCRTLEASDGKYALQMVTEHHPDVILLDLAMPNMDGFELMVHLQENPQTRFIPIIVSSASVFEENRQRSFQAGATAFLPKPLQIDELFNALKSLLKVEWIYDQSIPQKSFYQSEQKADAELVLPSPDVLQQLYHLAMMGDIPAIEEIIKELTKQDSQLTPFVHELSKFTANFQTGKIRKFLKSFVTTESRQ
- a CDS encoding DUF928 domain-containing protein, which codes for MKRRYLASTLSVIALFTSTTLNSANAVTFTPPINNGAPNQATGGASRGNFFIPASSKSAPSQATGGASRGSLFTPSAGKSAPRQATGGASRGNLFTPSVGKSAPRQATGGASRGDLFTPNAGKGTPRQATGGASRGELFTPSAEKNAPQQASGGASRVGTYYLNPSTVGAAGPAALIALLPQSFYGTTVSERPTILVYIPASNAEEAVFSLKDEAGNTQYQMTIPVALKAGVVAVKLPAEAPALAVGKNYHWFLAVKLDGQLGPNTPYVDGWIQRIKPNAELTTAMEQKDALKRAAAFGKHGVWYDCVETLAALHSTQPSNVTLNKQWEELLSSVSLKEIVTAPLLVSTK
- a CDS encoding CHAT domain-containing protein, encoding MAFPIKERRWLYIGLSILSLCLAVTITPVKASVQVSAKSTLNTPASTNQIEQGRNLYRSGHFAEAVMIWQTAAQGYHTQGDRLNEALSLSYLSLAQQELNQWKAAEESIEQSLKLLQTSIPSADAILWAQALNTKANLQLHNGKAETALESWQQAQKYYDLAGDKMGSLGSQINQAQALQSLGFYRRSKQQLEELNQKLGAMPDSEIKVSGLRSLGLALLMIGDSGKSQQVLEQSLAIARKIETTPQLSSILLSLGKTAADLKDPKAALDYFEQAEQVATNPGDRLQARLGHFKLFLDYDKPELATPLAPQLLKQLTELPPSHTSLYAAINFVASLNRQSNSSQIIPMKDLAQLMAVTVKSAQQIQDAQAEAYALHQWGKLYRRTQQLSQAQELTQKSLNIARQLQAEDIIAQSAWQVGQLYKEQGDRPEAITAYTEAVKALKSIRGDLVSVNPDVQFSFRESVEPVYRELVGLLLDQQPSQAELMEARDLIEALQVAELDNFFREACLDISQQIDQIDPNATVVYPIILPDRLAVILSKTGQPLRYYVTQKSQADIEQTLEKLLVALNPVSNSKERDRLSQEIYSWLIRPAEMDQAFKDTQTLVFVLDGRLRNIPISALYDGKQYLIEKYAVALSPGMQLMSARSLQANHINAIVGGISQPRNGFSALPAVELEVKQISKAVRSSMLLNQQFTSQALASRVKSSSADIVHLATHGQFSSRLEDTFLLTWDGEVNVKELSELLKNRGGESSKAIELLVLSACDTAAGDDRAVLGLAGLAVKSGARSTIATLWPVKDKAAEMLMTRFYEQLRQPKITKAEALRQAQINLIRQTDFRDPFFWSAFVLVGNWL